The Triticum aestivum cultivar Chinese Spring chromosome 6D, IWGSC CS RefSeq v2.1, whole genome shotgun sequence genomic sequence GGACAtgtggctcgatacctcggaccataccagcgaggatggcgatgatgatgatgacgacgacgactggGAGTAGGATGTAGTTGCACTATCTAGTAGTTTTTTTTATGTCGTTGCACTATCTAGtagtttttatctatctatgctatggaactatgtaaaatatctatgtatcGTTTTTTCTATCTACGAATTTTATTatcgttttattaaaaaaatgtacGCAATGTttagcgcgcgctgcattttagcgcggccgtGGAGCTACGCGCGCGCTCAATTTTgacgcggctgctggagccagcgctgccgcCCACGCCAAACCAGGCGAACGGCGCGCGGCAAATGCGTTTTTTGTGCGCGGCGCGTTgcgcggctgttgaagatgctcttaaaaATTCACGGAGTTGAGGTGTTCGGTGCCGCTCAGCCCGCTCCCGAAGCGGAGTTGCGGAGCGGAGGGCTGCCGAACAGGGTTTAAGAGTAAACTACCCCGTTGCACGGGTCGTCTGCAAACTACACGCCAAAAATATCATCCAGAACATCACTCCTCGTTTCTATCTGTTCCAGATCTATACCACCAGACCAATATTGTCAAATAGCATAAACAAACGGTTGATGATACGTACAGAACACGCAGCGCGTGCACGCCGTCGGGCTATGTCACTTGCAGTCAGGGCCTCCTCCTCGACTCCTTCTCGCTGGGTGCGCTGCTGCTGTATGCTCGCTGCGTGCCGTTTTCGAACTTGGGCTACTAGCGATTGGCATTAGCACTGCCGAATTCGAACTTGTTCAATTTGAGCTGGAAGTTTACAAAAAGAAAAACGATGGGAAGCAGATCAAGTTGTAGTATATGTAAACCCGGCTGTAACGACTGATCGAATTCAACTGTTGATTATACATCGGGTCTGTTAACTAATCTAGTGATACACATGCATGTGTAAGAATCAGAAGAACAAGGCCGAAATCATAAGCAATATGGATCATAGACTAATCACCTACTGCCTCTCAAGCATCTCCGTATCTCTCTGCCTCTCTATGTACGTGTAGTGTACACGTGCGTCGTCTCCGGTGCACAGATGGGACTCCTCCCCGCACGCGAGCTCCGGTGCCCACAGTCgccatgcgcacgcacgcacgaaGGGCCGCCGGGGCTCGATGGTCGGTCGGTCGATCAGGAGGTGACCCTGGCGCGGGTGCACGGGGCGAAGGAGTAGCCGTGCTGCTGGTGGTGGCCACCGGCCTGCACGTGCACGcggtgcgaggaggaggaggagtgcgagtgCGCCGTCTCCCGGTCGACGAGCGCGCGCAGGCGGAGGAACTCGTCGACGGGGCAGGGCAGCCAGAGCGGGCCGGCCGAGTTGTAGCCGTACGTGTCCCGGGCCGCCTCCAGAAGCCGCTGGAAGAGCGGGTGGTAGAGGTAGGCGATGGGGATGACGAACCGCCGGAACCCGTCGCCCTGCTGCTCCGCCTGGGCCTGGCCGACCCGCACCGCCAGCCACCCCTTCTTCACCTTCCCCCTCTTCTCCGCCTGGTCCCCTTGCATGATGACGGCACCTCCCTCGCCGGCGGTCCAACTGCAGCCGCGCTCTCGCCGTCGCTGCCGCCGGGAAGCTACTTGCTGCAGGATAGCTAGCTAGAGGCCTAGAGCCGAGCGAGAAGTGTGCGTGTGTGGGTGTGCTTCGCGGCACTCGCGGTGGTTTTTATAGGAGTGTTTCTGCTTGGCTCGAGCGGGCCGGGAGGGGATTAGGTTAGAAGATTAAGCCGCCGGTGCGTGGCGCACCCGTGCGCCGCTGCCTGTACGTACGGCGTCCTTTGCTACGGAACCCGGTCCAGCGTCGGGGCTTCCGTGTCGGGCTATTGATCGTCTGCGTGGCTGACACGGCGGCCCGTCGAAATAATCGTGTTACGGCGTCGGGGTCGCTGGCCGTACTGGGCGATCGTCGCGTGCGCGTCAGGCCTCAGTTGCGGTGAGGGGGATAGGTAGGGTGGAGCCGTGAGAGTGGAAGGTGGAGGGATGGCTACGGTGAGGAGGGAGCACGCTGTCGCCGGGCCCGTCCGAGGGTGGTGCACAGGTCGTACGTACGTCGTCCTTTGGTCGTGGCGCGCGTGGCCCACGACGGCGGACTGGCGTGTCAGGTGCAATTGTTTTCCGAGTGTGTTGCTGTACGCGACTGCTGCTCCACGGCCACAGGAGATGTTGATGCATGGGGGCAATTAATTTGTCGGGCTCAGCTTTGCTCATCGCCGAATTGTTGGATCGTAGCTGTTCGAGTGGCCCTCTGGGTTAAGTTCTGGTAGTTTTTGTTCGGATTTGGTGACCCTCGTGGGCATGCTTCTAGCTGTTCCCGTTGAGGTCTCATGCATACATGCATGGTTGGGTGTGGTTAGGTCTTAatcgactgagatttaaccaaaTCTCGGTCAAGTGATATAACAtgcaagagagaaaaagaaaaaactataaagAAAATTTTACACGGATCTTAATGTAATATCTTACGGATATAACATCGACTGAGACTTTGTTAAatcttagtcgactgagacttagcaagacTGTATATGGTTTATTTCTCGTGGGCATCGTGTCATCATGATGAGTAGGAGCATTGCCTTTTTCTCTGGCAGACATGCTACGTGTATAAACCTAGCTTGTTTCTACTGCTATTAAGAAAAGGAGTGTAGGGTAGGATTGTTGTTTCTCAAGCCCATCGTGCTACCGTGAGTATGTTGTCATTTGAGCGAGCTCAGAAAAACGTCATGCTACCTCGACCCCCGCGTCGCCTCACTCTAGCGACACGGGGGTAGAAACCCAAGCGCCACcaccattcctcctcctcccccaTCCAGTCTCGTCGCTGCTAGAGGGCGCCCGCCGGGGAAGCCCAGTCCGGCCCcaaggaaggcggcggcggggcacttTTTCCCCTGCTGGTGAGGCGCATCGTATAgggctgctgctcggcgcgtcgagGGGATCTCGAGCTTGGCGATCTGCGTGTCCCGGATCCGCCCGATGCGCGCCCATGGGGGCAAGATGGAGCGGCTGTTTGTGCGCCCGTCCAACAGCTGGTGCGTGCGCGCCCTCGCTGCAACGTGGAGGTAATAGGCGCGGTCAGTGCGGCGTGGAGGCCTGGGCCAACAAAAACCAACTAAGAATAGCCAAGATCACCAGATGCCTAAATCAGGTGGTGCTGCTGCTCTTGGTTTGAGGTCATATGTTAATGTTGTTTGCGTCAGATATGGAGAGCCTAGGCACCATATGGATAAGTGCACTAAACCAAAAGCTTATTTCATCTGCAAGATGGTGAATAACAGGCGGACAGTTGTCCCACTAGAAGAAACCTCATATTGTTGCTAGGTATTGTGGTAGTGCTGCTAGAGATCTATGGTTTTACCATCTCGACATACCAtatgtcactagtagaaaatatgcctttagtcccggttcgcaaaggccattaatcccggctgtgcaaccgggactaaatatgcgcgactaaaggctccccctttagtcgcgcctcttacgaaccgcgactaaaggcccgtccacatgggcgccaggagtccgtcggggcggaggacctttagtcccggttctcgtggctaaccgggactaaaggcctcctccgcaggtttagggttttagcccccctaaacctggtttctttttaatttgtagtgttttatttcttttatattttattttgtgttttattttaattttgatgaagtttcagtacacatattctacgctactatatacatgcatatgaaatttcaaacaagaagaattcaagaggaatatataatatatattcaatctcgggtgaccatatacaacttcgaacaagtttccatacacaattaggatggatgaccatatacaacttcgaacaagtttcaatctcgggtatgcatataaatttcttcgtcctcggtatagtgttctcctttaggattgatgacttccctcatgaaaaatcctgctaattcatcttgaattggtcggaagcgagcttctggactaagcctcctccgcaagttatccgtcgccttccgcacgctatccgatgccttccgctcagaggtgtgtctccggatgttctcacaaacatagtatccacatagattggtccccggtggctgcttatccacattaactaaccttctaaaatctagctcatgtttgaattcaccgacaatttcttctgagaaccgtctccaaaccctacagggcaaagaaaattaaatgaacaagggagttattagttacttgatattaggaaatgaacgaaagagaccgatcgatatagagctcaaatgattgaaaataattacttttgcagcatttttctcatgtcggcccaacgctttgaatccgaatccatagagtccatgattagaactctggaggtgtgaagttcaatatttagcagaatccagtggaacctgcggacacgttacatgcacagtcatgcataactcatcgattagacataccatgcatggagtaaacaaaagagaatgggcacaagagagaaacactcacccaaaatggtaaggaaatagaatatgacttttgagttgatgctttctaagaaacttgtacaagtctttctccacgtcttcggggtgattttgtaacacatgtccattaacgatatgtgggtcaatgaacccaacatcatggatgtttcttattttgcattcccaaatcttcaatctgcataatagcgtacgcaacaatatagttaggacaatatatatatatatatatatatatatatatatatatatatatatatagtgcaggcaatgaagaacgagatgaggtagaaataaatcacttacagaacgtagcaactcaggatagatttgtcgagctcgcgcagattgaacagctggaacaattcactcatatgaacttgtacagagtaccgtttggtgtgatgctcctctgtaacatccgcataaacatattctttgtcggcccatgttatgaaatgcttgtaccaacgtagcagatttcgcatttgtggtggtagactcttttcccgcgcaggctcgacgagaggcccattccgcacatattgtaatgctatctcacatactggcgcatcctcaaggcctaagaaggcacgaagagtcaaacccatctcggacgcttgtttcatggcactcgctacagtcaatccaagtgctgccgcagctgctatgatctcggggtcctcttccggaccggctttcactatgagcggggggatcgattgtttattctgcatcccgagctggtcaacttgtttcccgctttttttactttcttctttctcctccttcaatatttttgcttgcctacgaagttcatgtccatagtcgtcaggcatattcagctcggcttgggacggtgtcgtcaaaaaatccttagcccacttcttttgcttctcagtgaatacttgcttgggctcaggctcttttatcgccttcgtatccgccttccatttctcataatgagcagacgcggccaatttggtttcagcttcactaagttcccaaggccttgggaggagaggcttcagtgatggctccggtacccttgtggtcttaggtacataagggtccgggttaatagtccaggagcgggtttccttgctgtccgcctgcttctgcttcttcgccggaggtggattggggggcgtcgtacccgccggaggaggattggggggcggcggctgcttacccgccggaggttgtggatcgggggacggcgtcgaatggcgtgaaggaggtgtaggtgaaccaccacgaccaccaccaccgccaccaccaccaccaccaccatcggaggggggtggacttgttagccttggcgcctcgcctggaaacactatgtacttctttttccatagaatgatctggcgcttgacatctccaagtcttctctccccttcgggtgtagctttgtcaatctccaggtcctcaaactcttggactatgtcttccaccgtgacacgagcatagccatatgcaatggggttgttgtggtggagtgctccaggtgtacagggtaaagcactgccggtagctaccttcgtggaaacgttccccacgggataatgcagatcacattctttcatctcctttacatcatccacggggtagtgaggctccggtgcacgaatctcgatcatcggtgcattagcaccaggcggggcatccgtggaagccacgctgcttctccgctgctggcttccgcgatccgcttcatgatcttcatgcggccctgcagccgatttttcttttactagttcatgcacggtctgcttcaactcatggagttccgatgcaaacttcgccaaaagatctgcatcccggtccgtctttctcttacggcttctgtaacagtacgggtcattgtcctgggaaaaccctactttccacggaattctgcctttgcctcgtacacgtcctccgtgttcatcattcccgagggctgttgtcagtgcgtctttctctctgttgaacttgatcaagccctcttgagcttgggtcattgcgtcaataagggcttgggtgggagcaaactttttcttccggtgaacacacacccctgtctccgggtctagcgatcccccatgcccgtaccaccagcttttggcccttgggtcccatccctctgtacctagagggattcctcgcaccctcaggtcctcctccatcttctgccacttaggctccgaaaggcggtatcctcctggccccataatatgatggaactttttcttactcgcattatccttatttttttcgatatttccttgaaatgctccgatttcttttgcctcacaaattctggccaatcatctttcagtttctcatgttgtccattgaaatccggagtcttgcccttgttgacatagtcacgggttaaatttttcttgaagttccggaatgcttcggccatcttctgaagagcgaactctttaactagcctcctcctctcacgtccacccggaacctcgttaccgaattcatcgactttgttgtattccggaggtagaatgaaatgttccataagctttctccagcaatcctttttcgttctcttgtcgacaaaactgaaaccaagacgtgccttctttggctccttccattcctggacggtgatcgggacgttgtctctaacaacgactccgcattggttgataaactttgaggtgtgctgtaggggcttgccggtttcactgacaaaatcaatggcatatgtttctcctgttttcatcgccttggatttgccacgctttgtcgtactcgatccggccgagggctaaaaaaagaaagagagtcgcgcgcgttaatacatatgtattcacatttcagtaagtttgtatcacgagaggctcaatgtatatatatacctcgccggaggtggttgctacttgcaattcgagatcgtcgtttgttgacggttgacctccgtcgacaatgtccgttccttcaccttcttgatcatcgacaatgtctgttccaccgtcaaggttcagaaaagaagagactacatcctcttcttgctcatattctgagcccggcacataaggaatctcgttgtttatgatgcccattaaataacgttcagcctccggatccctaagcggctcggctctatcgtccgccatatgtcactcctgcatgtagtaaaaattaattaagtataaaggaattaaaaaataagattaaggggacatagaggaggagcagcgacggttgAATGATTAAGAGCTATTAATTTTTGCTTTCATTTAAGCCATTTTTGGAAAACAACAAAAAACAGAAATACTTTAGATGTCAAACTGCATGTATAAGgttgaaaacatgtgccaaatgtTTCACTGAACATTTTGAGGTATTAAACATAATTTTTggataattatttaattagttatgccattttctttttccttttcttttatgacCAGAACAGAAAATtgatgtttttccttttcttttaattagttatgccattttctttttccttttcttttaattaggggcggtggcggcggcaa encodes the following:
- the LOC123141877 gene encoding auxin-responsive protein SAUR32-like; protein product: MQGDQAEKRGKVKKGWLAVRVGQAQAEQQGDGFRRFVIPIAYLYHPLFQRLLEAARDTYGYNSAGPLWLPCPVDEFLRLRALVDRETAHSHSSSSSHRVHVQAGGHHQQHGYSFAPCTRARVTS